One Glycine max cultivar Williams 82 chromosome 3, Glycine_max_v4.0, whole genome shotgun sequence DNA window includes the following coding sequences:
- the LOC121174629 gene encoding probable polygalacturonase At3g15720, translating to MQSLITCVLIIAFISPCLCHRWNVGTQNTIYNVIDFGAVGDGKTDDTQAFLKAWQSMCEAQGTSTLLIPPNKVFLVTSMLLKGPCVAPSVQIQLQGVIVAPTKDAWVEGNLNTLIMISNVNGLTIDGSGGLIDGYGSAWWACKSCPRPSVLIINSCNSVSVTNLNMINSPKSHIHVNGCEGATFSHINISAPGDSPNTDGFDISTSKNIMIEDSTIATGDDCIAISGGSSYINVTGIACGPGHGISIGSLGKKFDTVQEVYVRNCSFIRTTNGARIKTFPNGMGYAKQITFEDITLEQTRNPIIIDQEYRDLTVFT from the exons ATGCAAAGCCTAATCACTTGTGTTTTGATTATTGCTTTTATTTCACCATGTTTATGTCATAGGTGGAATGTTGGAACCCAAAACACAATTTATAATGTGATAGATTTTGGTGCCGTGGGAGATGGCAAAACAGACGATACACAA GCATTTTTAAAAGCATGGCAAAGCATGTGTGAAGCACAAGGGACATCAACTCTATTAATACCACCAAACAAAGTATTCTTGGTGACGAGCATGTTACTAAAGGGTCCTTGCGTCGCCCCAAGTGTTCAAATTCAG CTTCAAGGGGTAAtagttgcacctaccaaggatGCATGGGTGGAAGGTAATCTGAATACTTTGATTATGATCTCAAATGTAAACGGTCTCACAATTGATGGAAGTGGTGGATTAATCGATGGCTACGGTTCTGCTTGGTGGGCATGCAAATCTTGTCCACGACCATCG GTTCTTATTATCAATTCCTGCAATTCTGTTAGTGTTACTAATCTGAACATGATTAATAGTCCAAAATCTCACATACACGTAAATGGTTGTGAGGGTGCCACATTTTCTCATATTAATATTAGTGCTCCCGGTGATAGTCCTAACACTGATGGATTTGACATTTCTACTTCCAAAAATATCATGATCGAAGATTCAACTATAGCCACCG GTGATGATTGTATTGCCATCAGTGGTGGCTCCTCCTACATCAATGTTACTGGGATTGCTTGTGGACCAGGCCATGGAATAAG CATTGGCAGCCTCGGTAAAAAGTTTGATACAGTCCAAGAAGTTTATGTACGAAATTGCAGCTTCATAAGAACTACAAATGGAGCAAGAATCAAGACATTTCCA aatggAATGGGTTATGCGAAACAAATTACTTTTGAGGATATCACCTTAGAACAAACTCGCAACCCAATAATTATAGATCAAGAATATCGTGATTTAACGGTATTCACTTAA